One window from the genome of Oryza glaberrima chromosome 3, OglaRS2, whole genome shotgun sequence encodes:
- the LOC127768108 gene encoding actin-depolymerizing factor 5, producing the protein MAMAYKMATEGMNVKEECQKWFMEMKWKKVHRFVVYKIDERSRAVLVDKVGGPGEGYEELVAALPTDDCRYAVFDFDFVTVDNCQKSKIFFIAWSPTASRIRAKILYATSKQGLRRVLDGVHYEVQATDSSEMGYDVIRGRAQ; encoded by the exons ATGGCAATGGCTTACAAGATG GCGACGGAGGGGATGAACGTGAAGGAGGAGTGCCAGAAGTGGTTCATGGAGATGAAGTGGAAGAAGGTGCACCGGTTCGTGGTGTACAAGATCGACGAGCGGTCGCGCGCCGTGCTGGTGGACAAGGTGGGCGGCCCCGGCGAAGGGTacgaggagctcgtcgccgcGCTGCCCACCGACGACTGCCGCTACGCCGTCTTCGACTTCGACTTCGTCACCGTCGACAACTGCCAGAAGAGCAAGATCTTCTTCATCGcctg GTCACCGACCGCATCGAGGATAAGAGCCAAGATTCTGTACGCGACGTCGAAGCAAGGGCTGAGGCGGGTGCTTGACGGGGTCCACTACGAGGTGCAAGCCACGGACTCCTCCGAGATGGGCTACGACGTCATCCGAGGCCGCGCTCAGTGA
- the LOC127766832 gene encoding 26S proteasome non-ATPase regulatory subunit 4 homolog, whose protein sequence is MVLEATMICIDNSEWMRNGDYSPSRFQAQADAVNLICGAKTQSNPENTVGVMTMAGKGVRVLVTPTSDLGKILACMHGLEVGAEANLAAAIQVAQLALKHRQNKRQQQRIIAFIGSPVKYDKKVLETIGKKLKKNNVALDIVDFGETDDDKPEKLEALISAVNSSDSSHIVHVPPGENALSDVLISTPIFTGEEGGSGFAASAAAAAATGAAGFEFDVDPNVDPELALALRLSMEEERARQEAIAKKAAEESSGAENKDHASSSNTDSVMAEAEPASNAADDKKDQPKEDDDAQLLQQALAMSMEEGSSGAAAADAAMAEAAVDDQDLALALQMSVQDAGGSSQSDMSKVFEDRSFVTSILNSLPGVDPNDPSVKDLLASLHGQGEQEKKEDKSDKPEDEKK, encoded by the exons ATGGTGCTCGAG GCGACGATGATCTGCATAGACAACTCGGAGTGGATGCGGAACGGCGACTACTCGCCGTCGCGATTCCAGGCTCAGGCCGACGCCGTCAACCTCATCTGTGGCGCCAAGACCCAG TCCAACCCGGAGAACACGGTGGGCGTCATGACGATGGCCGGCAAGGGCGTGCGCGTGCTCGTCACTCCCACCAGCGACCTCGGCAAGATCCTCGCTTGTATGCACG GACTTGAAGTTGGTGCTGAAGCAAATTTGGCTGCAGCAATTCAGGTTGCTCAGCTGGCTCTGAAGCATCGCCAGAATAAGAGGCAGCAACAGCGGATTATAGCTTTTATTGGAAG CCCTGTGAAATACGACAAGAAAGTTTTGGAAACAATCGGGAAAAAGCTGAAGAAGAATAATGTGGCTCTTGACATTGTTGACTTTGGTGAAACCGATGATGATAAGCCTGAGAAACTGGAAGCGCTAATCTCTGCTGTGAACAGTAGTGATAGCAGCCACATCGTTCATGTCCCTCCCGGTGAAAATGCCCTTTCCGATGTGCTTATAAG TACTCCTATCTTCACTGGTGAAGAAGGTGGAAGCGGTTTTGCtgcttctgcagcagcagcagcagctactgGTGCAGCTGGATTTGAATTTGATGTGGACCCAAATGTAGATCCAGAATTGGCACTCGCCCTGCGGTTGTCCATGGAAGAAGAGCGAGCAAGGCAAGAGGCTATTGCGAAGAAGGCCGCAGAAGAATCTTCTGGTGCTGAAAATAAGGACCATGCCTCAAGCTCAAACACTGATTCTGTTATGGCAGAAGCAGAACCTGCCTCAAATGCTGCTGATGATAAAAAAGATCAGCCAAAG GAAGATGATGATGCTCAGCTACTACAACAGGCTCTTGCAATGTCAATGGAGGAGGGTTCTTCAGGGGCTGCAGCGGCTGATGCTGCTATGGCAGAGGCTGCTGTAGATGACCAGGACTTGGCACTAG CTCTTCAAATGTCTGTCCAGGACGCAGGCGGGTCTAGTCAGTCTGATATGAGCAAGGTGTTTGAAGACAGATCATTTGTTACATCCATCCTTAACTCT CTCCCTGGTGTTGACCCCAATGACCCCTCTGTGAAAGATTTGCTGGCATCATTGCATGGGCAGGGCGAG CAAGAGAAGAAGGAAGACAAATCAGACAAGCCAGAAGATGAGAAGAAATAA
- the LOC127767778 gene encoding subtilisin-like protease SBT1.6: protein MAAAPHCLLLLLVLIPTLSRGVVGGSGAGGEARKTYIFRVDHSAKPSVFPSHAHWYSSAAFASGADGAPLEPLHVYDTVFHGFAASVPASRADALRRHPAVLAAFEDQVRTLHTTRSPQFLGLRARLGLWSLADYGSDVVVGVLDTGVWPERRSLSDRNLPPVPSRWRGGCDAGPGFPASSCNRKLVGARFFSQGHAAHYGLAATASNGSVEFMSPRDADGHGTHTATTAAGSVAYDASMEGYAPGVAKGVAPKARVAAYKVCWKGAGCLDSDILAGFDRAVADGVDVISVSIGGGNGVASPFYLDPIAIGAYGAVSRGVFVATSAGNEGPTAMSVTNLAPWLATVGAGTIDRNFPAEIVLGDGRRMSGVSLYSGKPLTNTMLPLFYPGRSGGLSASLCMENSIDPSVVSGKIVICDRGSSPRVAKGMVVKDAGGVAMVLANGAANGEGLVGDAHVLPACSVGENEGDTLKAYAANTTNPTATINFKGTVIGVKPAPVVASFSARGPNGLVPEILKPDFIAPGVNILAAWTGATGPTGLESDPRRTEFNILSGTSMACPHASGAAALLRSAHPGWSPAAVRSALMTTAVATDNRGEAVGDEAEPGRVATPFDYGAGHINLGKALDPGLVYDIGDDDYVAFMCSIGYEANAIEVITHKPVACPATSRNPSGSDLNYPSISVVFYGGNQSKTVIRTATNVGAAASATYKPRVEMASSAVSVTIKPEKLVFSPTSKTQRFAVTVASSSSSPPASAPVYGHLVWSDGGGHDVRSPIVVTWLQSM from the coding sequence ATGGCCGCTGCTCCCCActgcctcctgctcctcctcgtgcTGATCCCGACGCTGTCGCGAGGCGTCGTcggcgggagcggcgccggtggcgaggcGAGGAAGACGTACATCTTCCGCGTCGACCACAGCGCCAAGCCGTCGGTGTTCCCCAGCCACGCGCACTGGtactcctccgccgccttcgcctccggTGCCGACGGGGCCCCGCTCGAGCCGCTCCATGTCTACGACACCGTCTTCCACGGCTTCGCGGCTTCGGTTCCGGCTTCCCGCGCCGACGCGCTGCGGCGCCACCCGGCCGTCCTCGCGGCGTTCGAGGACCAGGTCCGGACGCTGCACACCACCAGGTCGCCGCAGTTCCTGGGCCTCCGCGCTCGGCTTGGGCTTTGGTCCCTCGCGGACTACGGCTCGGATGTTGTCGTTGGGGTGCTCGACACCGGCGTGTGGCCCGAGCGCCGGAGCTTGTCTGATAGGAACCTCCCACCCGTCCCCTCCCGGTGGCGTGGCGGCTGCGACGCGGGTCCTGGGTTCCCGGCGTCATCCTGCAACAGGAAGCTCGTCGGTGCGCGATTCTTCTCGCAGGGCCACGCGGCGCACTACGGCCTTGCGGCCACGGCGTCCAACGGGTCGGTGGAGTTTATGTCGCCGCGCGATGCCGATGGGCACGGGACGCACACtgccacgacggcggccggcagcgTCGCCTACGATGCGAGCATGGAGGGGTACGCGCCCGGGGTCGCCAAGGGCGTCGCGCCCAAGGCCAGGGTGGCCGCGTACAAGGTTTGCTGGAAGGGAGCTGGCTGCCTCGACTCCGACATCCTTGCCGGATTCGACCGCGCCGTTGCAGACGGCGTGGACGTCATCTCTGTCTCCATAGGCGGTGGCAATGGCGTCGCGTCGCCATTCTACCTCGACCCAATCGCGATCGGCGCGTACGGCGCCGTGTCGCGGGGAGTATTCGTGGCCACCTCCGCCGGCAACGAGGGGCCGACTGCCATGTCAGTGACCAACCTTGCGCCATGGCTCGCCACCGTGGGCGCCGGTACCATCGACCGTAATTTCCCTGCCGAAATCGTGCTCGGCGACGGAAGGCGCATGTCAGGGGTGTCTCTGTATTCTGGCAAGCCGCTGACGAACACCATGTTGCCATTGTTCTACCCCGGGAGATCAGGTGGGCTGTCAGCTTCCTTGTGCATGGAGAACTCCATCGACCCCTCTGTGGTGTCCGGTAAGATTGTCATCTGCGACCGCGGCAGCAGCCCACGCGTGGCGAAGGGGATGGTTGTGAAGGACGCTGGTGGCGTGGCAATGGTCCTCGCGAACGGAGCGGCCAACGGCGAAGGCCTTGTTGGAGACGCCCATGTCCTTCCTGCTTGCTCGGTGGGCGAGAATGAGGGAGACACGCTCAAAGCATATGCTGCCAACACCACCAACCCAACCGCAACAATCAACTTCAAGGGCACGGTCATCGGCGTCAAGCCAGCGCCCGTGGTGGCCTCCTTCTCGGCGCGGGGCCCCAACGGCCTCGTCCCGGAAATCCTTAAGCCGGACTTCATTGCCCCGGGCGTCAACATCCTCGCGGCATGGACGGGCGCCACGGGCCCAACCGGTCTGGAATCCGACCCTCGGCGGACGGAGTTCAACATCCTGTCGGGCACCTCGATGGCGTGCCCGCACgcgagcggcgccgcggcgctgctCCGGTCCGCGCACCCtgggtggtcgccggcggcggtacGCTCCGCGCTGATGACCACGGCCGTCGCCACCGACAACCGCGGCGAGGCCGTGGGCGACGAGGCCGAGCCCGGGCGCGTCGCGACGCCGTTCGACTACGGCGCCGGGCACATCAACCTGGGGAAGGCGCTGGACCCGGGGctggtgtacgacatcggggACGACGACTACGTCGCGTTCATGTGCAGCATCGGCTACGAGGCCAACGCGATCGAGGTGATCACGCACAAGCCCGTGGCGTGCCCCGCGACGAGCAGGAACCCCTCGGGCTCCGACCTCAACTACCCGTCGATCTCCGTGGTGTTCTACGGCGGCAACCAGTCCAAGACAGTGATACGCACGGCGACCAACGTCGGCGCCGCAGCGTCCGCGACGTACAAGCCACGCGTGGAGATGGCGAGCAGCGCCGTGTCCGTAACCATCAAGCCGGAAAAGCTCGTCTTCTCCCCGACCTCCAAGACGCAGAGGTTCGCCGTCACAgtggcctcgtcgtcgtcgtctcccccCGCATCCGCGCCGGTGTACGGACACCTCGTCTggtccgacggcggcggccacgacgTGCGGAGCCCCATCGTGGTGACGTGGCTGCAGTCCATGTGA
- the LOC127765040 gene encoding uncharacterized protein LOC127765040 produces MKLTCLDTGVDGGYYTPASHLLEVEGLRILLDCPIDLSSLTAFSPVPLGASSSSGDAGDLIRGVPYYRSPTAVAAAKAGRIDAVLVSSATGLLGLPFLARLPGFANTKVYVTEVAARMGSLMMRELVEMRREFVRCYGPDRDQSPVWMEGEKLKKLMSVLQKITTEDEENNNLAALVSLYSLDNIEECMQKTQYVKYGEEVCFNGMLMLKASSSGLELGNCVWTIKGPRASMTYLPSSIFVSAHALDFDYSSLKGNDVILFSDFSSLNGMYDDNKKMGEHIVDETDILLASNSVFRDDGMDEDETIKFLCSNDDIAEEIERISFICSCIIDAINSGGSVLIPIGRIGIILLLLEHMSETLHSSNMKSQVPIFMISETAEEIITFTNALPEWLCKSRQEKLFSCEPLFGHVELLKEGKLSLFSHLYSKGLLAAWKEPCIVFCPHWSLRHGPAVHLLHRWRADKRCLLVLEQGVDAELTLKPFMPLAIQVLGCSFLSGIKVGKIDPLLGLLKPKLILFPEGQKSLCPATDKQPWSFLYYSKGKTIEVPNMREEFEVRMTTEVAFGLQPRQLDKTTAVARLKAKLLLSNGQYVLAAAKSELDRSERHLLHWGTVDASCIPSALQEKGIVCSFSADADYSAPSDRERVISITSPGEALVKVTSERTTIYCDDEETAERVYDALRSICNGI; encoded by the exons ATGAAACTG ACCTGCCTGGACACCGGAGTCGATGGAGGCTACTACACGCCGGCGAGTCATCTCCTGGAGGTGGAGGGGCTCCGTATTCTCCTTGACTGCCCCATCGACCTCTCCTCCCTCACGGCGTTCTCCCCGGTGCCCCTCGGCGCATCGTCCTCCTCCGGTGATGCGGGGGACCTAATCCGCGGTGTGCCCTACTACCGGTCGCCTACCGCGGTTGCGGCCGCCAAAGCAGGTCGCATAGACGCCGTGCTTGTGTCATCCGCTACGGGGCTCCTTGGCCTCCCGTTCCTCGCGCGACTCCCCGGATTTGCGAACACCAAG GTCTATGTGACAGAGGTAGCTGCTAGGATGGGAAGTCTAATGATGAGAGAGTTGGTAGAGATGCGCCGTGAGTTTGTAAGGTGTTATGGACCAGATAGGGATCAGTCACCAGTGTGGATGGAAGGGGAGAAGCTCAAGAAACTCATGTCAGTGTTGCAGAAGATCACGACTGAAGACGaggaaaataataatttagCTGCTTTGGTGTCACTTTACAG TCTGGATAATATAGAAGAATGCATGCAAAAAACCCAGTATGTAAAATATGGAGAGGAGGTTTGCTTCAATGGCATGTTGATGCTGAAAGCCTCTAGTTCTGGTCTCGAACTTGGCAATTGTGTTTGGACAATAAAAGGTCCAAGAGCAAGTATGACCTACTTGCCGAGCTCCATATTTGTGTCAGCTCATGCATTAGACTTTGATTATAGCTCTCTGAAGGGAAATGATGTGATATTGTTTTCGGATTTTTCTTCCTTAAATGGCATGTATGATGATAACAAGAAGATGGGTGAGCATATAGTGGATGAAACTGACATTCTCCTTGCTAGTAATTCAGTGTTCAG GGATGATGGCATGGATGAAGATGAAACCATCAAATTCCTGTGCAGCAATGATGATATTGCAGAGGAGATAGAGAGAATCAGCTTCATATGCTCATGCATCATTGATGCAATAAATTCTGGTGGTTCTGTATTAATACCAATAGGACGAATTGGTATtattcttttgcttttggaaCATATGTCAGAAACACTACATTCTTCCAACATGAAG agtCAGGTTCCCATATTTATGATTTCTGAGACAGCAGAAGAAATTATTACTTTTACCAATGCCTTGCCTGAATGGCTATGCAAGTCACGCCAAGAGAAG CTTTTCTCTTGTGAGCCGTTATTCGGCCATGTAGAGCTTTTGAAGGAAGGCAAACTATCACTGTTCTCTCATTTATACTCAAAGGGCCTGCT GGCAGCTTGGAAGGAACCTTGCATTGTATTTTGTCCACATTGGAGTCTTAGGCATGGCCCAGCTGTCCATTTGCTTCATCGATGGCGTGCAGACAAACGATGTCTTCTTGTTTTGGAG CAAGGAGTTGATGCTGAGTTGACTCTAAAACCTTTCATGCCTCTGGCGATCCAGGTCCTTGGGTGTTCTTTCCTTTCTGGAATAAA GGTGGGGAAAATTGATCCATTACTGGGATTGCTGAAACCAAAGCTCATACTG TTTCCTGAAGGTCAGAAGTCGTTGTGTCCAGCCACAGATAAGCAACCATGGTCATTCCTGTATTACTCAAAGGGGAAAACAATCGAGGTCCCAAATATGCGGGAAGAATTCGAGGTGCGCATGACAACTGAGGTTGCCTTTGGGTTGCAACCTAGGCAGCTGGACAAGACCACAGCTGTTGCGAGGTTGAAAGCAAAGCTCCTTCTAAGCAATGGACAATATGTGCTAGCTGCTGCAAAGAGTGAATTAGATCGATCAGAGCGGCACTTGCTACACTGGGGAACTGTGGACGCGAGCTGTATACCGTCAGCCTTGCAGGAAAAGGGAATTGTATGCTCGTTTTCTGCAGACGCTGATTACTCTGCACCTTCAGATCGTGAACGTGTAATTTCGATCACTAGTCCAGGAGAAGCCCTGGTGAAGGTGACATCTGAAAGGACTACTATTTACTGTGATGATGAAGAAACAGCAGAGCGTGTTTATGATGCTCTTCGTAGTATTTGTAATGGGATATGA